The Cervus elaphus chromosome 32, mCerEla1.1, whole genome shotgun sequence region CCCCGGCCAGAGCCCATCGCCCGAGCCGGAGCCCCTGGCCGACCAGCAGCTCCGCTTCCGCTGCACCACCGGCAGGCCCAACGTGTCTCTGTCAGCCTTCCACATCAAGGTGGGCGTCAGGGAGGCAGGGTGCTGAGCGGGCGGGTGGGCAGGGGGGAGGCGAGGTGCCTAGGGGGGCGGGGGGTACaggcggggaggcggggggcCACATGGAGGAGTCCTGGGGGCCAGCAGAGTCCCGGGGACCCTGGGCGTCTCTGAGGAACTCCCGTGTCCCCCCCAGAACAGCGTGGCCCTGGCCTCCATCCAGCTGCCGCCCAGCCTGTTCTCGTCGCCCCCGGCGGCCCTGGCACCCCCGGGGCCCCCAGACTGCACCCTGCAGCTGCTCGTCTTCCGCAACGGCCGCCTCTTCCGCACTCTGGGCAACACCTCCCGCCCCGGAGCTGCGGGGCCTGGCAGGAGGCGCGGCGTGGCCACCCCTGTCATCTTTGCAGGGACCAGTAAGGGCCCGGGATCCCGCCCTCTGTCCTGCCCTGCCCCGTCCTGCCCTTGCCTGCACTCCTGatccccgctggaggcaggggaCGGTGGCCCCCACACCAAGGACGATGCTGGACGGGGGCGTCCCGTGAAGGAAGAGATGGGAGGAGAAAAGGCTCCGGGGACCCGGGGTTTCACATCCCAGACTCGTCACATTTCCGAAGGGCTCGAAGCACAGACCCTCCACCTGCGTgggcctctctctcctccccgtCATCACCCAGTGCCAGCTCCCCCCACGGGGTGCCTGCCCCCCCATATCCTCCCTTCACTCTCACTGCCCACCTTCGTGTCCCCAACCCCCGAGTCCTCCCTTCCTGGCCACGTGGCCACGACCCCTTGGCACTAAGCTGGGCTACCAGCTCACTGTGCCTTTACTTTGATTCATCCTTCCATCTCCCCAGTTAGGCTGAGGCTCTGGGGTGCGGTGGGGGGGCGGGCCTGCACGTGGCATCTAACTCTATCCCCCAGCACTCCCCCAAGCCCCCGCACACCTGCCCAGGCCTGAGTGgacccctctccccttcccaccctAGGTGGCTGCGGCGTGGGGAACCTGACCGAGCCAGTGGCCGTCTCGCTGCGGCACTGGGCTGAGGGGGCCGAGCCCGTGGCGGCCTGGTGGAGCCAGGAGGGGCCGGGGGGGCCCGGGGGCTGGCGCTCCGAGGGCTGCCAGCTGCGCTCCAGCCAGCCCAACGTCAGCTCCCTGCACTGCCAGCACCTGGGCAACGTGGCCGTGCTCATGGTGAGCCGAGCGGGCACCcggggtcgggggcggggggcactCTGACCGCCTGGGGCCACAGGGAAATACGGAAAGAACGGGGGCCTGATGGGGCCTCACGATGGGGAGTCCCTCTGGTCTGCCCCACATCTCTCCATCTTTCAGGAGACAGGGAGGTCCTCAGGCCCTCTTATCAGGAAAGGGAACATGTTAGTCGCTaacttgtgtctgattctttgcaacccaatgggctatagcctgtcaggctcccctatccatggggatcctccaggcaagaatactggagtgggtcatcattcccttctccaggggatcttccagacccagggatcaaaccagggtctcctgcattgcgggtggattctttaccatctgagccaccagggaagccccagacccttttggggaaaaaaaaaaagggaaaaaaagccccACGGCCTTTTGGGAAAAACAGATAGACAGGGAGGTCCTCTATTCCCATGTCGAGAGAGATGGCTCGGGGACCACCAGGCCGGGTCTCCACATCCTTCACTCTGACACCCGGGTtgttaaagtgaaaaatgaaCCTGGGAATGTCTGCCCTCTGTCACCCTCCGCGCCCAGCCCTGTCCAGCCCCCCACCTCCTGCACACTTCATAGCCCACATTCCCAGATCCTGAGCAGGTATGCAGCTGTACCATAGAGAGtaccttcttcctctttcctcatcGCTGATTTTCAGGCTGGGAACCTGCCAAGTTCTCAGAAAGGCAGATCAGGAATGCCACCTAGACCAACTTTCTAAGAGTAGATCCCCGCTGGTGGTGCTTACGTCTTTGCTACCCGGATAGCAAAGGGCCAAAGTTGGCGCCGAAGGCTGACTGCGCTTGGGAGGGGAGAACCGGCGGGGGGGACTGGCCCAGACCCCACGGGGGCCTCTCGGCCCCTGGCTTCCTGTTCCTCACTCCCTGTCTTGTCTCTCCAGGAGCTGAGCGCCTTCCCCAGGGAGGCGGGGGGCTCCGGGGCAGGGCTGCACCCCGTCGTGTACCCCTGCACGGCCCTGCTGCTGCTCTGCCTCTTCTCCACCATCATCACTTACATCCTCAACCACAGGTGAGCTCCTGCAGGAGACGGTTTGCGGGGAAGGCCGAGGGGGTCGCTCAGCCCCGGCAAGTGTCCCTTCCCCAGGCTCCTGCCCAGCATTTCCTGCTAGCGTTCTGAGGTTGGAAAACACGTCTGGGGCTTAAGGTGTCTGTCCCATTTCACGCACGCACACCAATGTCTGCCTTCTTCTCTTCGACTCTCTCAGTGGTCTTGAGAGCCCACGGGCCCAACCTTGGGTTGCACGGTCCACTAACTAGACACCGTTTCTGCGGCAGCTCCATCCACGTGTCCCGGAAGGGCTGGCACATGCTGCTGAACCTGTGCTTCCACATGGCCATGACCTCCGCCGTGTTTGCGGGAGGCATCACACTCACCAACTACCAGATGGTCTGCCAGGCGGTAAGCAGGGGGAAGGGCTGGGGTCTCCAGGATGGGTGCCAGCAGCCTGGGCACAGAGGAGGGAGGCATACAGACCGGAAGTAGGGGTGGGTCATGGGCTCCAGCTCCACGGTTCTGGGCCCAGCCTTTCGGGGGTTGGTGTGGGCATGAGAGTAGGGGGTGGTGAGAAGCAGAGAAACTAGGAGCTGGGGTgaagtggagggtggggggccTGCGATGGAAGAGCAGTCGGGGACGAGGCTGGCAGCAACGACAGGGTCATGGAGCCACCCCAGCGCGTGGAGCAGAGCCCTGGGCTGGAAGTAGAGAGGGTAACAGCAGGGACGCAACCCTGGGGACGGTCTGGGTGGAGCTGGGGGCCGGGCAGGTGGGAGGCGGGGGAGAACACTGGGGGCTGAGGCTTCGGGGTGGCCGGCCCCCCCAGCCCTCAGCCCTTGACCCCGCAGGTGGGCATCACCCTGCACTACTCTTCATTGTCCACACTCCTCTGGATGGGCGTGAAGGCCCGCGTCCTCCACAAGGAGCTCACCTGGAGGGCGCCCCCCCCACCAGAAGGGGACGCTGCCCCGCCTGCCCCCAGACCCATGCTGCGGTAGGCGCTTCCATCTGTCAGCTTTGCGGTGGGGAAGGGCTCCGGGGGTGGGGGAAAGACATCAAAGGCAGTTCTCCCAGGGTGGATGCAGGGTGGGTCCAAGGTCCTGGGAGGTCACACTCCCAAGACACAAGAGgaggtggggggcttccctggcggtccagtggttaggacgcagTGCTTTCACTACCATGGCGTGGGGAAGGGCTCCGGGGGTGGGGGAAAGACATCAAAGGCAGTTCTCCCAGGGTGGATGCAGGGTGGGTCCAAGGTCCTGGGAGGTCACACTCCCAAGACACAAGAGgaggtggggggcttccctggcggtccagtggttaggacgcagTGCTTTCACTACCATGGCGTGGGGAAGGGCTCCGGGGGTGGGGGAAAGACATCAAAGGCAGTTCTCCCAGGGTGGATGCAGGGTGGGTCCAAGGTCCTGGGAGGTCACACTCCCAAGACACAAGAGgaggtggggggcttccctggcggtccagtggttaggacgcagTGCTTTCACTACCATGGCCTGAGTCCAGttgttggtcagggaactaagatcctgtggctctgtggccattaaaaaaaaaaaaggcaggagggGCAAGGCCTTAGGTGGCACCCAAGTGTGCCCAGTGCTATGGAGGGGTGCCGCCTCAGGGTTTTCAGGCTTGCCACGGCCAGGCAGTAAGCGGCTTCGCGGGGCACtgggcaggaatcctgggaaccGGAGCGGCACTGAGTTCCATGCTGTTTAGGGGGACAGAAAGCAACTCTGGCCACTGTCCCTTGGAACAGTCTTGGCCAAATCCCCTAGGGACCTAGACCTGCCCTAGAGGGgccttgcatccctgggaaaaaaaaaaaaaaactcgcaCACGATTTCCGGGGAAGGGGGATGGGGCGGAAACCCCTCGGTGAGGGTTCCGAGCACCAGGTCCCCTCCTTGTTCCCCATCTCTCTGACCCCCAAACCCCTCTCTCCAGGTTCTATCTGATCGCGGGAGGGATCCCGCTCATCATCTGTGGCATCACAGCCGCTGTCAACATCCACAACTACCGAGACCACGGCCCCTAGTGAGCGCCTTGCCCCCGCCCAGATCCCCCTGCCTGGCGCGGGGCACCGCCCACCCGCCCGGCCAGtcacccagccccagcccctgcatGTGGCCCCAGCCGCCTCCCCACCCACCCGGCCTCGGGGCCCACCTCATACACGCCGCCCGTGTCTCCCCGCAGCTGCTGGCTGGTGTGGCGCCCGAGCCTAGGCGCCTTCTACATCCCGGTGGCTTTGATTCTGCTCATCACCTGGATCTATTTCCTGTGCGCAGGGCTGCGCTTACGGGGTCCCCTGGCACAGGGCCCGAAGGCGGGCACCGGCCGGGTCTCCCTGGAGCCGGGGGAGGAGCTGAGGGGTTCTACCAGGCTCAGGAGCAGCGGCCCCCTCCTGAGTGACTCGGGTTCCCTCCTGGCGGCTGGAAGCACAGGGGTGGTGACTCCCGGGCCCCCGGAGGACGGCGACGGCCTCTATTCTCCGGGGGTCCAGCTGGGGGCGCTGGTGACCACGCATTTCCTCTACCTGGCGACGTGGGCCTGCGGGGCGCTAACGGTGTCGCAGCGCTGGCTGCCCCGAGTGGTGTGCAGCTGTCTGTACGGGGTGGCGGCCTCCGCCCTGGGTCTCTTCGTCTTCACCCACCACTGTGCCAGGCGCAGGGACGTCAGGGCCTCCTGGCGCGCCTGCCGGCCCTCGGCCTCGGCCCCCCGCGCCTCCCCCCGGGCTGCGCCTACCGGCCCCGAAGACGGGTCCCCGGTGTTCGGAGAGGGACCCCCGTCTCTCAAGTCGTCCCCGAGCGGCAGCAGCGGCCACGCGCCGCCCCCGGGGCCCTGCAAGCTCACCAACCTGCAGCTGGCGCAGAGCCAGGCGTGCGAGGCGGGGGCGGCGGCCCGCGGGGAGGGGGAGCCCGAGCCCCCGGGCCCCCGGGCCGGCCTCGGCCCGCGCCACCCTAACAACCTGCACCACGGCCGCCGGGGCCACAAGAGCCGCGCCAAGGGGCACCGTGCGGGGGAGGCCGGCGGCAAGAACCGGCTCCGGGCGCTGCGCGGGGGCGCGGCCGGGACGGCCGAGCTGCAGTCAAGCGAGAGCGGCAGCCCGCACCACAGCCCGTCCGAGAGCTACCTGGGCAGCAGCCGCCACAGCCCGGGCGCCGGGCCCCGGCTCGAGGGCGAGGCCGCGCTCACGCCGTCTGAGGGCAGCGACACGAGCGCCGCGCCGCCCCCCGAGGCCGGCCGGCCGGGCCAGCGCCGCAGCGCCAGCCGCGACAACCTCAGGGGCGGCGCGCTGGAGAAGGAGAGCAAGCGCCGCTCGTACCCGCTCAACTCGGCCAGCCTCAACGGCGCCCCCAAGGGCGGCAAGTATGAGGACGTCCCCTCGAGCGGCGCCGAAGCGGCCGGCGGCGGCTGCATGAAGACCGGCCTCTGGAAGAGCGAGACCACCGTCTAGGGTGGGCGCGCGCGCCGCTTCGGCAAGAGCTGGCCGTGCGGGCTCGTGGCCCCGCTtctcggggcggggcggggggcgcctCAGAGACGTCGATCGGTACGCCCCCAGGTTGGAGCGGAGGTGCCTCGCTGTAGCTGGGCTCTCCAGCTGTAGTCCTGGAGACCGGGGGCGGGGAAGGCGCAGGCCCGCCACTGCGGAGAGGGCCGTCTCCCGGGGTAGCGACAGACAATCCCTGGACCGCGGGCGGGGTAGGGTTCCCTCCCGGCCCAGGCCGGTTTTCGGCGGCACCTGCCGTCCAGGCTTGCGGGCTAAGGTCCTGCCGGTCTGCGGCGCGACCGAGAGTGGCGGGGACAGCACAGCTCGGGCGGGCCCCTTCTAAGGTACACCCGCCTCACTGGCGGCGGCCGCCTTACTGGGAACACTGGTGATGGAGCCTGAGAGGCGTTCTCGCCTAACCGCCCTCCTCTGAAGTCTCCTCTCTGTGCCCATACCCCAGAGCCTCTCTCACCCCGACTCTGGCTAACTAGGGAGCCTAGCGGATGAGCCAGGTGACCAGGACAAGCCGGAGGGAACAGGTGCTGCTTTTTGGAATTAACTATGCAAGAGGAGGGGTGGCGTGTGAAAGGCAGCTGCCGGGATCAACCAGCtctctgggagggagggagggagaggggcaggTGGAAGGGTGCAGCATTAGGGCTGGAGGCCATCCCCACGGAACTGGGACCACATGGCAGGATTCAGAGGGGGCACTTCAGGACAAAGCTAAGGCCCCACACCTAAGACGCTGACTGCCAGGCACCTGGGGAGGATGGGAGGATAGCAGAGCTAGTACTTCGATTTGGGGCTGAAGGTAGTCCTGCCTCAAACCTAGTCCTACTGAAAAAAACGCTCTGAAGAGGGGCGCCACTGCCAAGCTGCAGGCGGTGCTGGAAAAGCACTTAACTGTTAATCGCAGAGCCCATATCCCCAGTCTCAGCCTTCCACCTCCCAGGGACTaagagccctccccacccccatgagGTCAGACAGGAGAACCTTATCGATGATCTGATGTCTAGGTCCATATTAGAAACCTCCAAAAAGTCAAACCAGCTTCCTGCCCCACTGAAGCCCAAACCAAATCCCCAAGGCAAAGGGTAGGGCCCCTGCGAATCACCTGGGACCTGTGCCTTCACTACTTTTAAACACCAGCACTCATATTTTCCCCAATCTAAAGAGCAAACCACCAGCCTTTGATTACAGCACACAATGAAAGTGGAGGGAACCTTGGGCCTCATGCAAAGCAACAGGGAAACTCAGCCCAGTGTCCATGTCACTCCAGCCTGTTCGCCAAGGCAAGAGTAGACAGACAGGGGAAAGGGAGAAAACCCACACGCCCTGAGATGGATCCTGTTATTTATGCTTGCTGCACAGACAATattagacagaaaaaaaaaaggcaaaaaaaaaaagcttcatatTATTCTTCCACGTATGCTGGCTGCTGTTTACATACCCCGCCAATGCCTTAGCACTGGAGAGCTTTTTGCAATAcgctggggaaaggggagggaggggatgaaAAGTGccaaagaaaacatgtttttaaaagctcGGGTTTTATACAATAGAATGTTTTCTAGCAGATGCCTCttgttttaatatattaaaattttgcaAAGCCCTTTGAGCTATGACCTTACTCCTCCACCCACGGTCCTTTAGTGATGAGGACCTCTTAACACTGTACATATGAGCCCACAGGGTCTGTAAACAAACACAGGGCCGAGGGTTGCTGTTTCCATCCTCTGAAGGCTGGTAATGCTGGGAATACCCATGATCCACACCAGGAGAGGCCCGCCAGTCCCGCAGCAGCCGTGTATCCAATCCAATCAGGGAGCAGGAGAGCCCGTCGCTGCTCCAGCAGCCCGAGAGAAAGCCAGCCCACAGAACCGGGAGGGAGGCAAGCTGCTCTCTGGGACCAAGGGATGGGACTCTCTCCAACCCGGGCATCCCCACGCTCCTTCTGACTTCACCTCTGGGACCGCACAACCCCTCTTGGGTCTCTTAAACGAGAATGGAAACACCTGAGGGCTTGTGGACAGTGATTCCTCTGGCTGTGTCTGGCCTGTTAGCAAGTCATCAGATGAAGGGAAGCACCCTCAAAGCCCAATGTGCCTCAGGGGGGGTTCGGAACACTCTGGGTGGCTTGTCTAGCTGCCTGGGCCTTCTGGAAGTCCCTAACTTCCTGAGGGGTACGCAAATACTGCTCGATTTCACTATCAGAAATGTCTTCATCTCCAGTGACCGTGGAGACAGGAGGGGTGGGACAGACTCGCTTTGGGGGCTTCAACAtgcagggtgggaggaggagggcagggctggcaggCCGCTTGACCACAGGCAGCTCTAAAGAGCTACTCCCCACATCCTCCTCCTCCGGTccttgcccctgcccctggccctgcAGCTCCTCCCCAGGGTCCATCTCGGCTGTTCCGTCCCGAAAGGCCTTGCGGACCAGCATGTGGCGGTGCTGGAGGAGGTCGCCGATGTGCTTGACCACAGACCGTTTGTCAAGCTTCAGAACCTGCAACCAGGCCAGCTGCTCAGCCATCCGCAGCAGCACAGTCAGCAGCTCCTGCAGGCGGGAGGAAGCAGGGTAGGGCAGGTCCACATTCGCCAATTTACAAAATCGGGCAAGGGAACAGGTCAGCCGATCTGAAGGCCGCAGGGACTGCCACGCCAGGAAAGTGGCGGCGGTGATGACGGGCAAGGGGTGCCGCCCGGTCACCAGCCACGTCTCATCGGCCAGCTCCACCAACTGCAGTGTTCGCGACAGCATCTTCTCCTTGTCTTCCACGTACTTGGCTGGCACAGACGGGGAGGCTTCAAACAGCTTGAAGCTGAAATAACCAAAATGAGGGTCTGGTCTCGGTACCTCCAGGAGACAGCTCTTCCAAAGCGCAGAAGATAGGCAAGCTATGCTATCCTTCCGGGAACACACAGCCTGCTGGGTAGCAACTTTATTCAGGTACCAAGAGAAATCAGGGTGAGTCTCCTGCAGGAGAGGTGAAGGGCAACAGAGTGCAGAAGGGCGCTAATGTCTCATGACAATCCCACCCGCCCCCACCATCAGCCATCATTCTGAGTAAGTGCTTTACAAAATGTTCTCCTTTACTCTACTCAACACCCTGTAATGTGCATTTAAGAGTCGAAAAACTTGCCCACAGTCATCCAGCTTGGAAGTGACCAAGCTTCAAACCCAAGGGCATTCAACACCGACAGCTTTTGCTTTCTACCGTATTTGtcagatataaagaaaagaatacagctacttattaaagaaaaaaattagcttCTAAGTCCAGCTCTGTCAGCTTGCTCATACTCTCTCAGCTCTAATCACAAACAACGTGATCCCGCTGAGGCAGGGCTGTGGCATTTAGTCAAGCAGGCCTGAGTGGTAGAACCCAGAAGCCCCGTGCCAAAGCTGATACTTAACCTTCCTACAGCATCAGGCTGCTGTGACAGCAAAGGGGTCTGAAAATGATACAACATTCTAGAAACGTAAAACGGGATTCACCCGACTAGTGCCAGGCacagga contains the following coding sequences:
- the BRF2 gene encoding transcription factor IIIB 50 kDa subunit; its protein translation is MPGRGNCPDCGSAELVEDSHYSQNQLVCSDCGCVVTEGVLTTTFSDEGNLREVTYSRSTGENEQVSRSQQRGLRRVRDLCRVLQLPPTFEDTAIAYYQQAYQHAGIRTARLQKKEVLVGCCVLITCRQRNWPLTMGTICTLLYADLDVFSGTYMQIVKLLGLDVPSLCLLDLVKTYCSSFKLFEASPSVPAKYVEDKEKMLSRTLQLVELADETWLVTGRHPLPVITAATFLAWQSLRPSDRLTCSLARFCKLANVDLPYPASSRLQELLTVLLRMAEQLAWLQVLKLDKRSVVKHIGDLLQHRHMLVRKAFRDGTAEMDPGEELQGQGQGQGPEEEDVGSSSLELPVVKRPASPALLLPPCMLKPPKRVCPTPPVSTVTGDEDISDSEIEQYLRTPQEVRDFQKAQAARQATQSVPNPP
- the ADGRA2 gene encoding adhesion G protein-coupled receptor A2, which encodes MGAAGRRMRGAPASLLLRLLLPWLLLLTPETRGAPGCPVPIRSCKCSGERPKGLSGGSPNPARRRVVCGGGDLPEPPDPGLLPNSTVTLLLSNNKITGLRSGAFLGLSLLEKLDLRSNVISTVQPGAFLGLGELKRLDLSNNRIGCLTSGTFQGLPRLLRLNVSGNIFSSLQPGVFDELPALKVVDFGTEFLTCDCRLRWLLPWARNRSLQLSERTLCAYPSALHAQALAGLQEVQLRCEGALELHTHHLIPSLRQVVFQGDRLPFQCSASYLGNDTRIRWYHNRAPVEGDEQAGVLLADSLVHDCTFITSELTLSHIGVWASGEWECSVSTAQGNASKKVEIVVLETSASYCPAERVANNRGDFRWPRTLAGITAYQSCLQYPFTSVPLSGGAPGTRASRRCDRAGRWEPGDYSHCLYTNDITRVLYTFVLMPINASNALTLAHQLRVYTAEAASFSDMMDVVYVAQMIQKFLGYVDQIKELVEVMVDMASNLMLVDEHLLWLAQREDKACSGIVGALERIGGAALSPHAQHISVNSRNVALEAYLIKPHSYVGLTCTAFQRREMGAPGTRPLGPGQSPSPEPEPLADQQLRFRCTTGRPNVSLSAFHIKNSVALASIQLPPSLFSSPPAALAPPGPPDCTLQLLVFRNGRLFRTLGNTSRPGAAGPGRRRGVATPVIFAGTSGCGVGNLTEPVAVSLRHWAEGAEPVAAWWSQEGPGGPGGWRSEGCQLRSSQPNVSSLHCQHLGNVAVLMELSAFPREAGGSGAGLHPVVYPCTALLLLCLFSTIITYILNHSSIHVSRKGWHMLLNLCFHMAMTSAVFAGGITLTNYQMVCQAVGITLHYSSLSTLLWMGVKARVLHKELTWRAPPPPEGDAAPPAPRPMLRFYLIAGGIPLIICGITAAVNIHNYRDHGPYCWLVWRPSLGAFYIPVALILLITWIYFLCAGLRLRGPLAQGPKAGTGRVSLEPGEELRGSTRLRSSGPLLSDSGSLLAAGSTGVVTPGPPEDGDGLYSPGVQLGALVTTHFLYLATWACGALTVSQRWLPRVVCSCLYGVAASALGLFVFTHHCARRRDVRASWRACRPSASAPRASPRAAPTGPEDGSPVFGEGPPSLKSSPSGSSGHAPPPGPCKLTNLQLAQSQACEAGAAARGEGEPEPPGPRAGLGPRHPNNLHHGRRGHKSRAKGHRAGEAGGKNRLRALRGGAAGTAELQSSESGSPHHSPSESYLGSSRHSPGAGPRLEGEAALTPSEGSDTSAAPPPEAGRPGQRRSASRDNLRGGALEKESKRRSYPLNSASLNGAPKGGKYEDVPSSGAEAAGGGCMKTGLWKSETTV